Proteins from a genomic interval of Papaver somniferum cultivar HN1 chromosome 4, ASM357369v1, whole genome shotgun sequence:
- the LOC113273140 gene encoding uncharacterized protein LOC113273140, whose protein sequence is MNLIWNGDWEVESQELKLRKWEPNFNPESQRTSMAYVWVQLPGLSIQYWKDKILMNIGKALGRPIKFDETTFKKEAGYYANILVEMDLAKEIPSKINVTSKYGTFDQLINIPNMPKFCYNSKIVGHHTTECRSKKTSEVVKQPKQVWRVVTSKKTNTQVPFDICNPVIPMEQSSLSEEPSTPNLVELTMAVPQNSAAGAPAINKISTIIPHIGRKVANENVPKVKQKT, encoded by the exons ATGAATTTAATTTGGAATGGTGATTGGGAAGTTGAATCACAAGAGCTTAAATTGAGAAAATGGGAACCAAATTTCAACCCAGAATCTCAAAGAACTTCTATGGCTTATGTTTGGGTACAACTTCCTGGTTTAAGCATTCAATACTGGAAGGATAAGATTTTAATGAATATTGGAAAGGCTTTGGGAAGGCCAATAAAGTTTGATGAAACAACTTTTAAGAAGGAAGCAGGTTATTATGCTAATATACTGGTGGAAATGGATTTAGCAAAGGAAATTCCTAGCAAGATCAATGTTACATCTAAGTATGGTACTTTTGATCAACTAATTAATATACCAAATATGCCAAAGTTTTGTTACAATAGCAAGATAGTAGGTCATCACACAACAGAATGCAGAAGTAAAAAGACTAGTGAAGTTGtgaaacaacctaaacaagtgtGGAGAGTAGTTACAAGCAAGAAGACAAATACTCAGGTACCTTTTGATATATGTAATCCTGTTATACCAATGGAACAAAGCTCTTTATCTGAGGAACCTAGTACACCTAATTTAGTAGAACTTACAATGGCAGTACCTCAAAATTCAG CTGCAGGTGCTCCTGCTATTAATAAAATTAGCACCATTATTCCTCATATTGGTAGAAAAGTAGCAAATGAGAATGTACCTAAAGTTAAACAGAAAACATGA
- the LOC113273139 gene encoding uncharacterized protein LOC113273139, giving the protein MWSSSIQKTKSILLSEQSITIEVGDSLVTGIHAASLTINRRSLWNDLVTISKLEKPWLVMGDFNTIMSEDEKKGGLNPLLISMLELNNCLHSCGLIQAPKNGMNFSWCNNRAGRKRIVCNLDKTVFNDKWLEKFSSWGYKVGSRGISDHSTLYGGNADIPKPKNTPFRALKSWETHTEFLEVITNSWEQHLEGNPIFVFMSKVIRIKSDLKEWNWSVFGDVNKQLKNIEDEVLVATAASDNNPSDINLLNKLVTVRGKQEILLQQQREIVQQKSRVIWLKY; this is encoded by the coding sequence ATGTGGAGTTCTTCAATTCAGAAAACAAAAAGTATACTGTTATCTGAACAATCTATCACAATTGAAGTAGGAGATTCTTTAGTAACTGGTATTCATGCTGCATCCTTAACAATAAATAGAAGAAGTTTATGGAATGATTTGGTTACAATTAGTAAATTAGAGAAGCCATGGTTGGTAATGGGGGACTTCAATACTATTATGAGTGAAGATGAAAAGAAGGGTGGTCTTAATCCATTGTTGATATCAATGTTGGAATTAAATAACTGCCTACATAGTTGTGGTTTAATCCAAGCTCCAAAAAATGGCATGAATTTTTCTTGGTGTAACAATAGAGCTGGTAGGAAGAGAATTGTTTGCAACCTTGATAAAACAGTCTTTAATGATAAATGGTTGGAAAAGTTTTCAAGCTGGGGATACAAGGTTGGTAGCAGGGGGATTTCAGATCACAGTACCTTATATGGAGGGAATGCTGACATACCAAAACCTAAGAATACTCCTTTTAGAGCACTAAAATCTTGGGAAACCCATACTGAATTTTTGGAAGTTATAACTAACTCTTGGGAGCAACATCTGGAAGGGAatcctatttttgtttttatgagTAAAGTGATAAGAATTAAATCTGATTTGAAGGAGTGGAACTGGTCAGTTTTTGGAGACGTTAATAAGCAGCTGAAGAATATAGAAGATGAAGTATTGGTGGCTACTGCAGCATCAGATAATAATCCTTCTGATATCAATCTATTGAATAAATTGGTTACTGTAAGGGGTAAACAAGAAATTCTATTACAGCAACAAAGAGAGATTGTACAACAAAAGTCAAGAGTGATCTGGTTAAAATATTGA